The following are encoded together in the Salvia hispanica cultivar TCC Black 2014 chromosome 6, UniMelb_Shisp_WGS_1.0, whole genome shotgun sequence genome:
- the LOC125192826 gene encoding putative F-box protein PP2-B12 isoform X1: MDLLSTLPEECLSEILQRTSPADASRFATVSKGSKSAADSDAVWVRFLPEDLPEIISRSVSPVVYANNKELYFSLCNSPILLDAGKLSFSVKLRNGKKCYMVGARELVIIWCRDIPQYWKLTSHPDSRFSEVALLKVVCWLEIRGTINTRMLSSDTVYGCYLVFKLGRNPYGLQSANAFVRFTNDEVDGDDERAAILGHFARENDRDRHSRTGEAPVRIGDGLTEIAKVHLQRPDGFEQIGRVSVGRGDGWMEVELGSFYNDRGDDGVVETMLLGREGYQGKSGLIVQGIEFRPKS; the protein is encoded by the exons ATGGATCTTCTATCTACGTTACCGGAGGAGTGTTTATCGGAGATTCTGCAGCGAACTTCGCCTGCGGATGCCTCAAGATTCGCTACGGTCTCAAAAGGCTCTAAATCCGCCGCTGATTCCGACGCTGTTTGGGTCAGATTTCTGCCGGAGGATTTGCCGGAAATTATATCAAGATCTGTATCTCCGGTGGTCTACGCCAACAACAAAGAGCTCTACTTCAGCCTTTGCAACTCTCCTATTCTTCTCGACGCCGGAAAATTG AGCTTTAGTGTGAAACTAAGGAATGGGAAGAAATGCTATATGGTTGGAGCAAGAGAGCTGGTAATTATCTGGTGTCGCGACATCCCACAATACTGGAAGCTGACATCCCATCCGGATTCAAG ATTTTCAGAGGTTGCTCTGTTGAAAGTTGTTTGCTGGCTTGAAATCAGAGGCACTATAAACACACGGATGCTATCCTCCGACACCGTCTACGGATGTTATCTTGTCTTCAAGCTAGGCCGGAATCCTTACGGACTCCAATCAGCAAATGCATTTGTGAGGTTCACGAATGATGAAGTCGATGGTGATGATGAGAGGGCAGCTATTCTCGGTCACTTTGCGCGGGAGAATGATCGCGACCGCCACAGCCGGACTGGAGAGGCGCCGGTGAGGATAGGGGACGGATTGACGGAGATTGCTAAGGTGCACCTGCAACGCCCCGATGGATTTGAGCAGATTGGAAGGGTATCTGTGGGGAGAGGTGATGGGTGGATGGAGGTGGAGTTGGGAAGCTTCTATAACGATCGAGGCGACGACGGCGTGGTGGAGACGATGCTGTTGGGGAGGGAAGGCTATCAAGGGAAGTCGGGTCTCATCGTTCAGGGCATTGAGTTTAGGCCCAAGTCATGA
- the LOC125194561 gene encoding F-box protein PP2-B13-like has product MSKHYDNWERLVVAVLRRQQDREIALCPSTDSSAFSSRSSSFSREFYDHLHDAIIKNQNIPFSLSTYTSYLEDERNGKKSYMVGAKDLIITFGNNSVKWQWRFDDNYSREVAEMCSPGRFDVRAKIAAGTLNPRTVYGAYLVYKLRETAEGWRRPRGV; this is encoded by the exons ATGAGTAAGCACTACGACAATTGGGAGAGGCTGGTGGTGGCCGTGCTACGGCGACAGCAAGACCGTGAGATAGCCCTGTGCCCTTCAACGGATTCCAGCGCCTTCAGCTCTCGATCTTCCAGTTTTAGTCGTGAATTTTATGATCACCTACACGATGCGATCATTAAGAACCAAAATATTCCATTTTCCCTGTCAACTTATACG AGTTACCTGGAAGATGAAAGGAATGGGAAGAAAAGTTATATGGTGGGAGCAAAAGATCTGATCATTACTTTTGGAAACAACTCAGTCAAGTGGCAATGGAGATTTGATGATAATTATTCTAG GGAGGTGGCGGAAATGTGTTCACCGGGGAGGTTTGATGTCCGAGCAAAGATCGCAGCAGGAACGCTGAATCCGCGGACAGTCTACGGAGCGTATTTGGTGTACAAATTGAGGGAGACGGCGGAGGGGTGGAGACGGCCAAGGGGAGTATGA
- the LOC125192826 gene encoding F-box protein PP2-B11-like isoform X2 — MDLLSTLPEECLSEILQRTSPADASRFATVSKGSKSAADSDAVWVRFLPEDLPEIISRSVSPVVYANNKELYFSLCNSPILLDAGKLSFSVKLRNGKKCYMVGARELVIIWCRDIPQYWKLTSHPDSRGTINTRMLSSDTVYGCYLVFKLGRNPYGLQSANAFVRFTNDEVDGDDERAAILGHFARENDRDRHSRTGEAPVRIGDGLTEIAKVHLQRPDGFEQIGRVSVGRGDGWMEVELGSFYNDRGDDGVVETMLLGREGYQGKSGLIVQGIEFRPKS, encoded by the exons ATGGATCTTCTATCTACGTTACCGGAGGAGTGTTTATCGGAGATTCTGCAGCGAACTTCGCCTGCGGATGCCTCAAGATTCGCTACGGTCTCAAAAGGCTCTAAATCCGCCGCTGATTCCGACGCTGTTTGGGTCAGATTTCTGCCGGAGGATTTGCCGGAAATTATATCAAGATCTGTATCTCCGGTGGTCTACGCCAACAACAAAGAGCTCTACTTCAGCCTTTGCAACTCTCCTATTCTTCTCGACGCCGGAAAATTG AGCTTTAGTGTGAAACTAAGGAATGGGAAGAAATGCTATATGGTTGGAGCAAGAGAGCTGGTAATTATCTGGTGTCGCGACATCCCACAATACTGGAAGCTGACATCCCATCCGGATTCAAG AGGCACTATAAACACACGGATGCTATCCTCCGACACCGTCTACGGATGTTATCTTGTCTTCAAGCTAGGCCGGAATCCTTACGGACTCCAATCAGCAAATGCATTTGTGAGGTTCACGAATGATGAAGTCGATGGTGATGATGAGAGGGCAGCTATTCTCGGTCACTTTGCGCGGGAGAATGATCGCGACCGCCACAGCCGGACTGGAGAGGCGCCGGTGAGGATAGGGGACGGATTGACGGAGATTGCTAAGGTGCACCTGCAACGCCCCGATGGATTTGAGCAGATTGGAAGGGTATCTGTGGGGAGAGGTGATGGGTGGATGGAGGTGGAGTTGGGAAGCTTCTATAACGATCGAGGCGACGACGGCGTGGTGGAGACGATGCTGTTGGGGAGGGAAGGCTATCAAGGGAAGTCGGGTCTCATCGTTCAGGGCATTGAGTTTAGGCCCAAGTCATGA
- the LOC125192825 gene encoding F-box protein PP2-B11-like → MDLLSTLPGECLSEILQRTSPADASRFATVSKGSKSAADSDAVWVRFLPEDWPEIISRSVSPVVYANNKELYFSLCNSPILLDAGKLSFSLEKRNGKICYMMAARELEIIWCGNTPQYWDLRSHPDSRFSEVALLKIVHWLEIRGAINTRMLSSDTVYGCYLVFKLGRNPYGLQSANAFVRFTNDEVDGDDERAAILGHFARENDRDRHSRTGEAPVRIGDGLTEIAKVHLQRPDGSEQSGRVAVGRGDGWMEVELGSFYNDRGDDGVVETMLLGREGYQGKSGLIVQGIEFRPKS, encoded by the exons ATGGACCTTCTATCTACGTTGCCGGGTGAGTGTTTATCGGAGATTCTGCAGCGAACTTCGCCTGCGGATGCCTCAAGATTCGCTACGGTCTCAAAAGGCTCTAAATCCGCCGCTGATTCCGACGCTGTTTGGGTCAGATTTCTGCCGGAGGATTGGCCGGAAATTATATCAAGATCTGTATCTCCGGTGGTCTACGCCAACAACAAAGAGCTCTACTTCAGCCTTTGCAACTCTCCTATTCTTCTCGACGCCGGAAAATTG AGCTTTAGTCTGGAAAAAAGGaatggcaagatatgctacaTGATGGCAGCAAGAGAGCTGGAAATTATCTGGTGTGGCAACACCCCACAGTACTGGGACCTCAGATCCCATCCAGATTCAAG ATTTTCAGAGGTTGCTCTGTTAAAAATTGTTCACTGGCTTGAAATCCGGGGCGCGATAAACACTCGGATGCTATCCTCCGACACCGTCTACGGATGTTATCTTGTCTTCAAGCTAGGCCGGAATCCTTACGGACTCCAATCAGCAAATGCATTTGTGAGATTCACGAATGATGAAGTCGATGGTGATGATGAGAGGGCAGCTATTCTCGGTCACTTTGCGCGGGAGAATGATCGCGACCGCCACAGCCGGACTGGAGAGGCGCCGGTGAGGATAGGTGACGGATTGACGGAGATTGCAAAGGTGCACCTGCAACGCCCTGATGGATCTGAGCAGAGTGGAAGGGTAGCTGTGGGGAGAGGTGATGGGTGGATGGAGGTGGAGTTGGGAAGCTTCTATAACGATCGAGGCGACGACGGCGTGGTGGAGACGATGCTGTTGGGGAGGGAAGGCTATCAAGGGAAGTCGGGTCTCATCGTTCAGGGGATTGAGTTTAGGCCCAAGTCATGA
- the LOC125192822 gene encoding putative F-box protein PP2-B12: protein MSKHYDNWERLVVAVLRRQHDREIALCRSTNSSAFSSRSSSFSREFYDQLHGAIIKYSNNQSFPFSSPTAVSNSLASDQDGGETETTTERKKKFPQLKRRQTTPASWQRPSSASKSRFLNPSRSKNTYINYAPPSRPSWCKQSYLEDERNGKKSYMVGAKDLTIAFGNDSRNWEWRFEDDSREVAELCSSWTLDVGAKMGAGVLKARSVYAAYLVYKLGETAEGLETAKGLIRFVEDNSDMEGVGERVVHLHPGGGERGEGWMEVEIGFFYVGREDGAVEARLLETKRWKCGLIVQGIVFRPCSTNPRTPLLSSKFKSTPVLA from the exons ATGAGTAAGCACTACGACAATTGGGAGAGGCTGGTGGTGGCAGTGCTGCGCCGACAGCACGACCGGGAGATAGCCCTGTGTCGTTCAACGAATTCCAGCGCATTCAGCTCTCGATCTTCCAGTTTTAGCCGTGAATTTTACGATCAGCTACACGGTGCCATCATCAAGTACTCCAACAACCAAAGTTTTCCATTTTCCTCGCCAACTGCGGTGAGCAATAGCCTTGCCAGCGATCAAGATGGGGGAGAGACAGAGACAACAacagaaaggaaaaaaaagtttcctcAGCTCAAACGGCGCCAAACGACACCAGCAAGTTGGCAACGACCTTCTTCAGCGAGCAAGTCTCGCTTCTTGAATCCGTCACGATCCAAGAACACGTATATAAATTATGCTCCTCCATCTCGTCCATCATGGTGCAAGCAGAGCTACTTGGAAGATGAAAGGAATGGGAAGAAAAGTTATATGGTGGGAGCAAAAGATCTGACCATTGCTTTTGGAAACGACTCGAGGAATTGGGAATGGAGATTTGAAGATGATTCTAG GGAGGTGGCGGAGCTGTGTTCATCGTGGACGCTTGACGTTGGAGCAAAGATGGGAGCAGGAGTGCTGAAGGCGCGGAGTGTGTACGCAGCGTATCTGGTGTACAAACTGGGGGAGACAGCGGAGGGGTTGGAGACGGCCAAGGGGTTAATCAGGTTCGTGGAAGATAATTCGGATATGGAGGGTGTGGGAGAACGAGTGGTGCATCTGCATCCTGGCGGGGGGGAGAGAGGGGAGGGGTGGATGGAGGTGGAGATTGGATTCTTCTACGTTGGAAGAGAAGACGGAGCAGTGGAGGCGCGGTTGCTGGAGACCAAGAGATGGAAATGTGGGCTTATTGTTCAAGGCATTGTGTTCCGACCTTGTTCTACCAATCCACGAACACCTCTTCTTTCTAGTAAATTCAAGTCCACTCCAGTGTTAGCGTAG